gcgctaacgtggctctcacctccTGCGGTAACGTGGCTCTTACCTCCTGCGCTAACGTGGCTCTTACCTCCTGCGCtaacgtggctctcacctcctgcgctaacgtggctctcacctccTGCGGTAACGTGGCTCTTACCTCCTGCGCTAACGTGGCTCTTACCTCCTGCGCTAACGTGGCTCTTACCTCCTGCGCtaacgtggctctcacctccTGCGGTAACGTGGCTCTTACCTCCTGCGCTAACGTGGCTCTTACCTCCTGCGGtaacgtggctctcacctccTGCGCTAACGTGGCTCTTACCTCCTGTGCTAACATGGCTCTTACCTCCTGCGCTAACGTGGCTCTTACCTCCTGCGCTAAAGTGGCTCTCACCTCCTGCGGTAACGTGGCTCTCTTGCGCTCCTCCGGAGGCAGCAGGGCGCacagctccagctcctcctcgttCCCGTAGCCCTCAAACTGCACCCTGCCGCGGTCCCCCTTCCTCCACACCAGCACCGCCGGGTACACCAGCCCGTCTCCCGACCACACCGCCCGACAGCGGCTCCCCATGacccactgcattacattacattacattacatcacactacattacattacattacattacatacaacaaagtgcaaagagcatacccataaccaggtataagtgcgctgaaagaccctagagggaagtacaatttcaactgctacctgtacaacaaagataaggactagggcctattttatcatcagtttaaaaaaaaaatagatttattgttattattttgtagtaataccgcaacatgcaaatacatgaataaactgcttacccaaccaaacaaaactagcaaaggtatcatcctaatgatACAAGGAAATAACACAAGTgaagacaacagttaaggtttacagggaggtagggagggacagggagaggtgcagcttgaagtgAGTcgtcagtctgcgcttgaaggtggcaCTGGGAACAGGGAAACCCCGCTGCCTACCTACACAGCCAGGATCCTACATTACACTGGTTATGTAGCTGAAGTTTTCCAAATTGAcgtacagtagattagactaagcaggggcttatgtggggttaagggccttgctcaagagtccaacagctacactgatctAATTGAGGCTGTGGTgacctgaaccaccaaccttccaggtcaagcaccttagccactaggctataggctgcccaatTATTACATAATGTATTTCAGGTGCAacgtaaaataaaaacaattgaataataacaataataataataaccatcaAATGATAATCATAATAGCAatcccaaaaacaaaaataaaaagatttattGACAATGTCTTGTCTTCATAATGACTTTTAATAGCTTTGTGCTGAATGTCAATGACTAAATATCAAGCTCTTTGAGCTGCATTccatgtatgaaaggtgctatttAAATAAAGCTTATTATAAAAATCCCCAGCTACAAACAGCAGAAGTAAACGGGGCGATAGGCCTTCTTACTCGTTTCTCTCTCCATGGCTGATCTAAATGCTCAGGCAGAAGAGCGCTCAGCTCCACATCCTGTTCATTGCCATAGCCGTCAAACTTCACCCGGCCGCGCTGGCCCTCCACCGACACTAGCGCTGCGGGATACAGCAGTCCGTCCTCCGACCACACGGTACGACAGCGAGACCCCACTGCCCACGGCTGCTGTACGGAAACAACACGGCTTTAAAAACGCTCAGCAACTGATCCGTATTCAAACATACCAGGGCACTGCAATGCTAGCATTTTAGAATCTCCTGAAAATTGATGTCCACTAACTGGACGAATAATTTAGGCGCACATATCTACAATACTAACTGGTAAGCACTAGTGTGCTCCTAAATTCTTTTAGCTTAGCACTTTAGCGTTGAGCCCTGCTTACTTCATAGATTCAAGCCTTTCATTTCACTTCATATCAACCGAATCTACTGTATGGACTATTACAAATAATAAACCCACAAATGCAGTCAATATCGCGTATGATACATGCTGCAGGGGTGTCATTTTTTCATGAACACATCTGTAGGTCTCACGTCTTACACATGTAGTGGTCCTTTCTTTTTCCGCCGCCTTGCTCTCTTCACCAGATTTCGGCATTTCGTTCAGTCCATCCGAGGTATCCTCTCCTTCACTCATCACTCCTTTCTACGCGAGGAGAATGAGACACAAGTCACACCGTTGAGATTTCAAATAGAATTTGTTAACTGAAATTTGTGAAGACGGTACATTCAAGCCGTTTTGCTTTGCTACCGGTTGACAGCTGATGCAAGATTGAAATGTTGATGTGACAAGCAAATTAATCTGGCTCTACCTGAAAAGACTTCAGCGCCCTGTCGTACGCCTTCACCAGAGCGGAGTTGTCATCTGCTATTGCTGCTGAACAACATGCCTACACAAAGAGGCAAGCATTAGTAATAATTTTTACTGGTATACCTAAACTCGTTCATAATTGCATGTATTCGACAAGACATTGCGCACTAATTCACTTGCTTACTTCCCTAGCCTAGTATAATCAAAAAATCTAAAGGACGCCCTGGATGAAAGAAATAACGAACTCGAAAAAAGGCGTGACATAACTTACTGCACAACAGTATCTAAAGTTAAATGATCAAGTCGTGCATTTGGTTGCAGAGAGCGTCCATCGCCTTCATTATAAAGTAAGCCATAGACACGTATTGTAACTTTGCAGTCAATTAGTCGGCGAAGATTACAAATCACTTACAGAAATGGGTCAAGTCAAGTTAAGGTCAACAGAAGTCAATTATCTGTTGCATGACTATAAATAAACTTGTTTATTTAATCTTGAAATGACATACAGGTTCATGCAAGCTCTTTTATCAGGTTAACTAGATCGGCTAGCTGGTTGAATAAACAAAGAACATAGCTAGCCAACTAACACTCTTATGTTACGTAGTTCATAACTTCCTACGTTAGTTAGCATTATGATTATGGCTCATTTGTGCTAGTTAGCTACATTAGATTAAACAGGCTAACGTACCAAACTGGCTACGCTGCTAACCCTCCTAAAACTCGGAAACGAAACTTACGCTTCTGTCTTTTCGAAAAACAATATCTCCGTGACATTCGGCCATGTGTAGATATACTGAAAAAAATACTAGTTATAATCAATTAGATTGTTATTATATTTAACGCCACATCAATTTGCCACATCCGACTATCCACACGGCTCACTCAAATTCCCGCGAGTGTGTAAAAGTCTGAATTAAGGTTTCCAGACTTTCAAAGTGCCAATTTAACGTGACGTCATCTGTCAAAGACGAGAACACTAAACCCATATTGCAACACAAATTTTGGAAACAACCACTGCTTTTTATCATGAGATGAATTCGCTACTAAGGAACACGGTTATGCTTGTTGTATTAGCAAGGAGCGTATATTGACATTTTTAGTTTAGCGAAAAATGAATTACAAACCTGGCAACCCAGGTGTTCCCGTGGTATTGGCCGCACTGCACACTGGGACTTGAAGTACCTCACGTTCAGCCTCTCATTTAACAGAACGCCTGGGCAATGTCACCCCCTTGTGGTCAAAATGACTACACAGTTTATGGTTCTGTAGGGATATGTACTCCAGAACATTTCattagaaataaaacaaagaatatgaccttaaagtgcagactgtcagctttaatttgagggtatgatggtatttacatccatatcaggtgatatTACAACACTTTaaatacatagtcccccattttaggggtcCATaaatcatttctttatttgtttttcggggctttttgccttcagtcttgtcATCAACGAGTGAAAAGCATATTCAATTGGATTaaggtcaggtgattgagttCGCCAGTGAAGATCATTCCACTTTTTAGACCTCTGTATGTGTAGGGTCACCACGGTCTTACTGCAAGGTGAAGTGCAGTCCAAtcagttttgaggcatttggttggatctgagcagcTAAGTAACCAGTTCCAATGAAGGCCCAAAACatcaggggcagcctgtagcgtattggttagggatccccggtgtagccacaatgaaattcgcacagccgttaggcccttgagcaaggcccttaaccctgcattgctccaggggaggatcatctcctgcttagtctaatgaactgtaaattaattaattaattaattaattaattatcctaacccgcttatcctgtacagggtcgcaggggggctggagcctatcccagcatacattgggtgaaaggcaggaatacacactggacaggttgccagtccatcgcagggcacacacaccattcactcacacactcatacctatgggcaatttagactctccaatcagcctaacctgcatgtctttggactgtgggaggaaaccggagttcccggacgaaacccacgcagacacggggagaactccacacagaaaggccccggctgacgggtattcgaacccaggacctcctcgctgtgaggcggcagtgctacccactgcaccatccgtgccaccctgaACTGTAAACTGCCCATGAT
The sequence above is a segment of the Conger conger chromosome 4, fConCon1.1, whole genome shotgun sequence genome. Coding sequences within it:
- the LOC133127327 gene encoding survival motor neuron protein-like isoform X3 — protein: MAECHGDIVFRKDRSACCSAAIADDNSALVKAYDRALKSFQKGVMSEGEDTSDGLNEMPKSGEESKAAEKERTTTCPWAVGSRCRTVWSEDGLLYPAALVSVEGQRGRVKFDGYGNEQDVELSALLPEHLDQPWREKRWVMGSRCRAVWSGDGLVYPAVLVWRKGDRGRVQFEGYGNEEELELCALLPPEERKRATLPQEVLKTSPASSRSHGSHTDWRKNEKENTTKKQDPTFAIPPACTTDGNRGRDSCLGEPVTGQKDQGKSGSCKERLMGACPPPSPPFDFFPPVPPRFSAQDVLPSTPPPPPPLPGVFPPWGSPGGGWEGLDPDMSSLSSMLLSWYLCGYHTGCYMALQQAKAGCESVDQETHKPDCSYGKHKH
- the LOC133127327 gene encoding survival motor neuron protein-like isoform X2 encodes the protein MAECHGDIVFRKDRSACCSAAIADDNSALVKAYDRALKSFQKGVMSEGEDTSDGLNEMPKSGEESKAAEKERTTTCQPWAVGSRCRTVWSEDGLLYPAALVSVEGQRGRVKFDGYGNEQDVELSALLPEHLDQPWREKRWVMGSRCRAVWSGDGLVYPAVLVWRKGDRGRVQFEGYGNEEELELCALLPPEERKRATLPQEVLKTSPASSRSHGSHTDWRKNEKENTTKKQDPTFAIPPACTTDGNRGRDSCLGEPVTGQKDQGKSGSCKERLMGACPPPSPPFDFFPPVPPRFSADVLPSTPPPPPPLPGVFPPWGSPGGGWEGLDPDMSSLSSMLLSWYLCGYHTGCYMALQQAKAGCESVDQETHKPDCSYGKHKH
- the LOC133127327 gene encoding survival motor neuron protein-like isoform X1 translates to MAECHGDIVFRKDRSACCSAAIADDNSALVKAYDRALKSFQKGVMSEGEDTSDGLNEMPKSGEESKAAEKERTTTCQPWAVGSRCRTVWSEDGLLYPAALVSVEGQRGRVKFDGYGNEQDVELSALLPEHLDQPWREKRWVMGSRCRAVWSGDGLVYPAVLVWRKGDRGRVQFEGYGNEEELELCALLPPEERKRATLPQEVLKTSPASSRSHGSHTDWRKNEKENTTKKQDPTFAIPPACTTDGNRGRDSCLGEPVTGQKDQGKSGSCKERLMGACPPPSPPFDFFPPVPPRFSAQDVLPSTPPPPPPLPGVFPPWGSPGGGWEGLDPDMSSLSSMLLSWYLCGYHTGCYMALQQAKAGCESVDQETHKPDCSYGKHKH